The Candidatus Desulfofervidus auxilii genomic sequence GGTGATTTAATTCCAATGCTAAAATAAAATTTTTTCTAGCTTTAGAGAAATCTTTCTGTAAAAGATAACAAGAGCCAAGATTTGTATAAGCTGCTTCTGGAGTAGGATAAGTAGGGATAGCTAAGGCTTTTTTAAAATAAGATTCAGCTATCTTAAATTTTTTCTTTCGTAAATATAAAAGTCCAAGATTGTTATAGGCGGCTGCATAATTTTTATCTAAACCTAATATTTTTTTAAATTCTTTTTCTGCTAAATTTAAATTACCTCTTGCCATATATGCAAGTCCTAAAGCCAAATGAATATCTGGATTTTTATCATCAAGTTTAACTGCCTTTAACAATTCTTTTAAAGCTAAAGCATATTTTCCTTCTCTTAAATAAGAGCTACCTAAACGATAATGTATTTGTGCATTATCATGCTTATTTTTAGGCTGAATATTAGTACAATTTATTGATAAAAAGATTAAGCTATAAATTAACCATTTCATCATATGACTTTGTGAAGAGGATATTCAATAATGCCTTCAG encodes the following:
- a CDS encoding tetratricopeptide repeat protein produces the protein MMKWLIYSLIFLSINCTNIQPKNKHDNAQIHYRLGSSYLREGKYALALKELLKAVKLDDKNPDIHLALGLAYMARGNLNLAEKEFKKILGLDKNYAAAYNNLGLLYLRKKKFKIAESYFKKALAIPTYPTPEAAYTNLGSCYLLQKDFSKARKNFILALELNHHYLPAYLGLARTWEEEGKYERAIAVYAEGITYLPDASALYFRMGLLYLKIGKIEQAKKQFEKVVQIDNGPLRKRAINILENLS